One Ananas comosus cultivar F153 linkage group 1, ASM154086v1, whole genome shotgun sequence DNA window includes the following coding sequences:
- the LOC109707912 gene encoding oxysterol-binding protein-related protein 1C-like — LILTNNNCNSRLVAVVVTQRRDIIHPHPCLPALTLNPTQNRIKKPSPIPAATSTVPLLSPATALTHSLLGVTTCARSRPDSPAIRSHLSPPIPFPFPLPLPLPLPLRFRFPLPISLLFFSFPPSFLLFDASLLLRHPPHRHHNGRRLTEFSASLRSGSFHDLGGLVGGPLHLHHHNHLHGDVKLNEIVGGGISGILHKWVNYGKGWRPRWFVLQDGVLSYYKIHGPDRIDVNRETEKGSKVIGEESVRRLSRPRDGNAHALARNPIGEVHLKVSSIRESRSDDKRFSIFTGTKRLHLRAETRDDRASWMEALQAVKEMFPRMSNSELMAPVDAAAVSTERLRQRLLQEGVSESALQDCEQIMRSEFAALQNQLMVLKQKQALLLETLRQLECQARDA; from the exons ttaatattaactAATAATAATTGTAATTCTCGCCTCGTCGCGGTGGTGGTTACGCAGCGGCGAGACATCATACACCCACACCCCTGCCTCCCCGCGCTTACCCTCAACCCCACGCAAAACCGAATCAAGAAACCGTCGCCGATTCCCGCGGCCACGTCGACCgtccccctcctctcccctgCCACCGCTCTCACCCATTCCCTTCTCGGCGTCACCACGTGCGCCCGATCGCGCCCCGATTCTCCCGCGATCCGTTCTCATCTTTCACCCCCGATCCCGTTTCCgtttccgcttccgcttccgcttccgcttccgttACGTTTCCGTTTTCCCCTTCCCAtttccctcctcttcttctccttccctccttccttccttctcttCGATGCATCCCTTCTGCTGCGCCACCCCCCCCACCGCCACCACAACGGCCGCCGCCTCACCGAGTTCTCCGCCTCCCTCCGCAGCGGTTCCTTCCACGACCTCGGAGGTCTCGTAGGGGGacccctccacctccaccaccacaACCACCTCCACGGCGACGTGAAGCTGAACGAGATCGTGGGCGGGGGGATCTCCGGGATCCTGCACAAGTGGGTGAACTACGGCAAGGGGTGGCGCCCCCGGTGGTTCGTGCTCCAGGACGGGGTCCTCTCCTACTACAAGATCCACGGCCCCGACCGCATCGACGTCAACCGCGAGACCGAGAAGGGATCCAAGGTCATCGGCGAGGAGTCCGTCCGCCGTCTCTCCCGCCCCCGCGACGGCAACGCCCACGCGCTCGCCCGCAATCCCATCGGCGAAGTCCACCTCAAG GTGTCTTCGATCAGGGAGAGCAGATCGGACGACAAGAGATTCTCGATCTTCACGGGGACGAAGAGGCTGCACCTGAGGGCCGAGACGCGGGACGACAGGGCGTCGTGGATGGAGGCGCTGCAGGCCGTCAAGGAGATGTTCCCAAGGATGTCGAACAGTGAGCTCATGGCGCCGGTTGACGCTGCCGCCGTGTCCACGGAGCGTCTGCGGCAGCGCCTTCTGCAGGAGGGGGTCAGCGAGTCCGCCCTCCAGGACTGCGAGCAGATCATGCGCAGCGAGTTTGCTGCGCTGCAGAACCAGCTCATGGTCCTCAAGCAGAAGCAGGCCCTCCTCCTCGAAACGCTCCGCCAGCTCGAG